In Pseudomonas glycinae, the DNA window TGAGTTTCGGACTTTGCGGCGTGCCTCCGCTGAGCTGGATGATCGAGGTGCCGGTGATCCCGGCCAAGGCCAGTTTGGCCTCGGTGTCTTCCTTGACCGGCGTGTCGCCGGCCAGGCGAATGCGTGCCAGCACTCGACGCGGGTCCTTCGGGTCGAGGCGCAGGCTGACCACGTCGCCGACCTTGATCCCGCTGTACTGCACCGGACTGCCCCGGGACAGACCGCTGACCGCCTCGTTGAAGACGACTTCGTAATCCTTGAACTCGGTATCGACACTGGACTTGGCCAGCCACAGGCCGAAGAGCAGGGCGCCTGCCACCACAATCACCGTGAACAGGCCGATCAGTACATGATGGGCTCGGGTTTCCATGTCAGACCTCGTTGAGCTGTGTGGCGGCGTCCAGCGCCGAGCGGCCGCGAGGGCCGTGGAAATATTCGTGAATCCAAGCGTCGTCGGTTTCCGAGACCACGTCGATGGGGCCCGCCACCAGCACTTTCTTCTGCGCCAGTACCGCGACGCGGTCGGTGATGGTGTAGAGCGTGTCGAGGTCGTGGGTCACCAGAAACACGCTCAGGCCCAGCGCGTCGCGCAGGGTCAGGATCAATTGGTCGAACTGCGCCGCGCCAATCGGATCGAGGCCGGCGGTGGGTTCGTCGAGAAACAGGATGTCCGGATCCAGCGCCAGCGCCCGGGCCAGCGCCGCGCGCTTGATCATCCCACCGGACAGTGAGGCCGGGTACTTGTCCGCCGCCGACAGCGGCAGCCCGGCCAGCGCCAGCTTCACTGCCGCCAGATGCTCGGCGTCGTCGCGGCTGAGCCCGGCGTGTTCGATGAGGGGCAGGGCGACGTTCTCGGTGACGGTCAGCGACGAGAACAGCGCGCCCTTCTGGAACAGCACACCGAAGCGCCGCTCGA includes these proteins:
- a CDS encoding ABC transporter ATP-binding protein — its product is MSRLPRAPSEAVIEVRGLCNRFGHQSVHENLDLDLYKGEILAVVGGSGSGKSVLLRSIVGLRRPSEGMVKVFGQNLPSLAEHERSLIERRFGVLFQKGALFSSLTVTENVALPLIEHAGLSRDDAEHLAAVKLALAGLPLSAADKYPASLSGGMIKRAALARALALDPDILFLDEPTAGLDPIGAAQFDQLILTLRDALGLSVFLVTHDLDTLYTITDRVAVLAQKKVLVAGPIDVVSETDDAWIHEYFHGPRGRSALDAATQLNEV